From the Vulpes vulpes isolate BD-2025 chromosome 15, VulVul3, whole genome shotgun sequence genome, the window TCACAATTAGCACATCTTCATTGGTCACCACTTAGTACCTGTGTGCATTATTttttcgttcattcattcattcattcagcttgTATTTGCTGCTTATTCTGTTCTAGGACATGAACTCAAGGAGATCAGAGTTTTGATACAGGCCATCAGTTCTTTAACAGAAGAGTGCTCAGAGCTGCTATGGGAGCATACTTGGCCCTGTCCAGAATGggaagagagaacacatgagctgAGTCATAAAGGATGATTGGAGGGCAGGGGAAAAGCATGTTAAGGCAGAGAAGATGTCATGCATTCCATTACCTATGTTTCTTCAGCACCTCTTATATGGCAGACACTGTTCTGAGTGCTGGGGATAGGGAAGTGAGGAGGACAAAGTCCCTGTCTTCCAGAAGCTTGTGTTCTCATCCAAAGGCAGGGATGAGTGAGAGACCAGGGTATATTCAGAAGACTATAAGTAGTTCTGCATAGACAGAACATAGGATGCATATagtaaaataataagaataagaatGAAGCAGCTTATATTTGTTGAGTCCTTACTATGTTGTTAGCACTGTCCTTTAATTTAGTCATCATAATTCTTATGAAGAGGCATTATCAACTATTCTTAACCAGATACAGAAGCTGTGGCTTACAAATGTTGAGTAAGTCACCCAAAGATCACATGCTTAGTatgtggtagagccaggattctgAGTGGAATTCCGAAGAGACAGGGTCTGGCTCGCAGAGTGCCTTCTGGGCCACAGTGGGAATTTGGTGTTCATCTGAGAGATTATGGGAAGCCATTACAGGATGGTACACAAATGGTGACACTGGGAGACAAGTggattgggggggtggggaaagaaaaTGGGATAAGGCAGCCAGGGGTAGGATGTGAAGCTATTCAGATGAGTAGTGAGAGGATTCACTACTGGTTGGAAGATGGCATTCTCTGACCTAGAGGCTCTCAGTGTTCTGTAGCCTAGATCTTGGAAGCAGTTGCACCCCATTGTCATTATGACAAACCCGGAACATTCCTCTAGGTCTCAACATCTCAGACAGACCCAAGAACTGAGGTACAATATGAGGAAGACATTTTCCCAGTCTGACCCCAGCGGAGGTTGGGTATCTGTCCCAGGACATTTGCCACCTGATATCTACTACAGCTATAATTAAAAACTTCAAGCAGAGCCTGACTCTGGAACCAGCTGGAAGCCATCCAGCGATGGCTAATGTAGCATTCATCATCTCTAGGTGTGGTGATTAAATAATATCCATCCACAACcactacaaaaatgaaaattactttgataatattttggagTCAgggagcaaaaacaaaaatggtattttaggAAGAGCAGCCTATGTAGGGACTGGAAGGATTTGGATTTGGAGAGGGTGGCCAAAGCCTAGTTCGGCGTCACCCAAAAGCAGAGCTCCTCAGACAGCCATGTGGGGGCATCTCCATCTCTGTTTATTCCAGTGAGTTATGATTTGCTTTCTAGGAGAACTGCTGGAAGCTGTGACTGAAATGAATACTTGTAATCATTCAAACAAAACTGGTAAACTCAACTCTTCCTTTGTGCAGGATAGAAGATGCACAGCTGGCAGACAGGGTCTTAGCTGCAGTGACAAAAAGCCTCAGCAACTACCACTTTGACTTCCAGGGTGCCAGAATCATCACTGGCCAAGAAGAAGGTGCCTATGGCTGGATTACTATCAACTATCTGCTGGGCAAATTCACTCAGGTGATTATCTTGTAGCACCCAGGGAGGCGACTCCCTGGAGGTCAATGCCATTGCTGTCTCAGGCAGTTTTGGATCTGTAGCTAGAACGAATGctggatgaatggacaaattaACTTATGCCCGCCAGAGGGTCACCAGAGGTATTCTGGTGAATTTTATTACAAGGATTTTTCCTATGGGAGAATAAGGAAATCATATCTTTGCCATAGAGAGAcatagaggaaattaaaaatctatcactaaaaataatagctaatatttgcCTAGTGCTATGTGTCTTGTgctgtgctaagcacttttcatATACTGTCTGATTTCATCTTCAGAACAACTACATGAGGAATTTTCTCATTTACAAGTCTCAAATTGAGACCTAAAGAAGGGAATTATTCTGCTCAGGATCACATGGCTAAGGAACAAATGAGTGGAGATTTGAACTTGTATCTCTTCTGCCCAGACTCCTTGTTCATAAACACTGGCTATGCCACTTCTATGTTGCTGTAGTCTGAGCTCTATCGTCAAAGCCCCTCTTTTCTCACTGTTGGTGTGATGCAGACTCAGGAGTGTCCAGTGAGCTTAGTGTCACTTTATTCCCCCTTTCCTTCACCTTCAGGAAGTCCCCAAGTCTAAGATAGAGTGTGAAACAGGGGGCTAGAGACTGCTGCCACTGGTGACTGTACTCTCTTTCAGAAATTGAGTTGGCTCTACCTGAGGCCAAATGAAAACGGTGCTCAGGAAACCTTCGGGGCTTTAGACCTTGGGGGAGCCTCTACACAAATCACTTTTGTACCCCAAAACAAGAATATTGAGTCTCCAAGCAATGCTCTGCACTTTCGCCTCTATGGCAGGGACTACAGCGTGTACACGCACAGCTTCTTGTGCTATGGGAAGGATCAAGCACTCAGGCAGAAACTGGCCAAGGACATTCGGGCAAGTATAACTGAATCCAGACCCACCCTCCCCACATCTGGGCCACCAGCCCCCACATCCTGTTGTTCTCTTTCTACTTCAGTAATTGGTCTGAACTTGGTTACTGTACTTTCCAAAGCTTTTCAAGCAGGATATCTAACTCCATGTGGTCAACCCCTGTCAATCGTCCCATCCAGACATCACCTCCTGTTTGTTTACTGCACTGTCTCCAAGGATACAACTCAAATCCTGtcttgcaaataatttctcaCCCCTGTGGGCTTGACAGTGAAAATTATATGCTAGAGTATTGTTTGGAGAGGTGTGTAATTTATAAGCTTTTTAGCACTTTTTAGTCTCCATTTCCTACAAACTGCACAAAACAGCGTTGTTAGAAAGAACCTGTAGGGGAGAAGGAAAACACTGAGGGAAAACAGAGTTTATCCATCAACACTTCGTGTCTTGTCCCCAGATGCTTTCTGTCTTCTGAAGACaagaaaagttgttttttttttaaagaaaagttaaacaTACTCAAAATCATGTGAGTACCAGGCACACCCTGACAAACACACACGAGCAAGGATGTCACATCCAGCTGTTCCCTTTCTCCACTGAAAGGACAACCAGTTCTCTGCTCTCCGCCAAAGCTCTTGCTCTGGTTCTTGGAAGCACTGTTAATAGGTGGCTCCCATTGGAGTAGGGGATATTGAGAGACACCTACTGAACCCCAAGGCTCCACTAAGCCTTTTATCTACAGCAGCCCCCTTCTCTTGTACATATTGGGTTGTGggttaaaaatcattttgatacTCCTGGCTTAAATGATCTAAGGCACTTTCAACTCCTAGAACTTCTTATTTTTTGCTTGGAGGTGGGGACAGGATACAGGCAGACTCTTCCTTGAGAACTACCCCAGGCTCAGACTTTGAGAGCCTTGAGAGTTTTCCTTATGAATCTGCTTCTGACCTATGTATTTCATTTGTGCTAAGTGCCAGGGAACATTCCAAACTAACGGCATTTCTGCCAGCTTGAACTCTATTAGCTTTCTATGAATAGTGAAAGTTCATTTACATCTGATACCATTTCTGTTGCCTATTATATAAATATGACTATTCCCAAGGGTGGAAAAGGCATGTCTAGGGCATACTGATGCCAGAGCTATGATATTATAAAATTCCTACAAATTAATGGAGTCAGAGTGGTGCTTTTTGTACCCAATGCATTTGCACatgattttttcaaatgatttttccaTTCAGGGTACAGATGGAATCCTCAGGGACCCATGCTTTCACCCTGGATATGAGACAGTAATGAATGTAAGTGACCTCTACAGTAGCCCCTGCACCAGGAGATTTGCAATGATTCATCCATTCAGTCAGTTTCAAATCCAGGGCACTGGAAACTATCAGCAATGCCAGCGAAGCATCCTTGAACTCTTCAACACCAGTTACTGCCCTTACTCCCAGTGTTCCTTCAATGGGATTTTCTTGCCACCACTTCATGGGGATTTTGGGGTAAGTTTGTAAAATAATAAGGTATATTGGGTAAATGATTTGAGTTACAAGTTATAGAGTATATGCCTACAAAGGGTTTaaataatcagatttatttttctctcatataaTAAGCCTTGAGATAGATAATCCAGGGTTAATTCTTTGGTTTAGCAATGTCAGGATTTGGGATCAGCTTTTCCATTATCTTGTTGGCCTTTTTTGTGGTGCTAACATGGAAGCTACTGCTTTACtgcttttttcatgaaaaaaaaaaaaagaaggaagtttcCTTTGTATACATTTCTGTCCAATTTTGCAGAAGTGCCAACA encodes:
- the ENTPD1 gene encoding ectonucleoside triphosphate diphosphohydrolase 1 isoform X4 — protein: MVRASQVIPKSQHEETPVYLGATAGMRLLRIEDAQLADRVLAAVTKSLSNYHFDFQGARIITGQEEGAYGWITINYLLGKFTQKLSWLYLRPNENGAQETFGALDLGGASTQITFVPQNKNIESPSNALHFRLYGRDYSVYTHSFLCYGKDQALRQKLAKDIRGTDGILRDPCFHPGYETVMNVSDLYSSPCTRRFAMIHPFSQFQIQGTGNYQQCQRSILELFNTSYCPYSQCSFNGIFLPPLHGDFGAFSAYYYVMDFLNLTLEETTSQEKVIDTMGKFCSQPWEELKTYFGDVKEKYLSEYCFSGTYILSLLSSYHFTADSWKNIHFMGKIQSSSVGWTLGYMLNLTNMIPAEQPYSTPLSHTTYIFLMILFSLILVAVVIIGLLIFYKPSYFWKDMV